Proteins from a single region of Theobroma cacao cultivar B97-61/B2 chromosome 10, Criollo_cocoa_genome_V2, whole genome shotgun sequence:
- the LOC18586394 gene encoding probable aquaporin PIP2-2, which translates to MAKEGEHGFHAKDYVDPPPAPLIDAAELKKWSFYRALIAEFIATLLFLYITVLTVIGNKSQVGTSNDSCAGVGILGIAWAFGGMIFILVYCTAGISGKVFLTPCLHFFPFLSFFFGLALCAFSRWKMVIWSLQHIDYLYVFKCHEHILSCRVKVLAPLPIGFAVFMVHLATIPVTGTGINPARSFGAAVIYNNKKAWDDHWIFWVGPMIGAAIAAFYHQFILRAGAAKALGSFRSQTHV; encoded by the exons ATGGCGAAGGAAGGAGAGCATGGCTTTCATGCTAAGGACTATGTCGACCCTCCACCAGCACCCTTGATTGATGCAGCAGAGCTGAagaaatggtcattttacagGGCTTTGATAGCTGAGTTCATTGCAACTTTGCTCTTCCTTTACATCACAGTCTTGACTGTGATAGGCAACAAGAGCCAGGTTGGCACCTCCAATGACTCCTGTGCTGGTGTTGGGATTCTTGGTATTGCTTGGGCCTTTGGTGGCATGATCTTCATTCTTGTTTACTGCACCGCTGGTATTTCTGGTAAAGTTTTTCTCACTCCCTGCCTtcatttctttccctttctttctttcttctttggcTTGGCTTTGTGTGCTTTTTCTAGATGGAAAATGGTTATTTGGAGTTTACAACATATAgattatttg TATGTTTTTAAGTGTCATGAGCATATACTTTCTTGTCGTGTTAAGGTCTTGGCTCCCCTTCCAATTGGTTTTGCTGTGTTCATGGTTCACTTGGCTACCATCCCAGTCACTGGCACTGGCATTAACCCTGCTAGGAGTTTCGGAGCTGCTGTTATCTACAACAACAAGAAGGCCTGGGATGATCAT tGGATTTTCTGGGTTGGTCCCATGATTGGAGCAGCCATTGCAGCTTTCTACCACCAATTCATCTTGAGAGCAGGAGCTGCTAAGGCTCTTGGGTCATTCAGGAGCCAGACCCATGTTTGA